From one Meles meles chromosome 18, mMelMel3.1 paternal haplotype, whole genome shotgun sequence genomic stretch:
- the LOC123928784 gene encoding CMRF35-like molecule 1, which translates to MWLLLVLFLPIIQGSSALTAVSSAVSGPVRGSLTVQCRYEPGWETYHKWWCRGAKWSDCHILVQTDGSEWEAKGDRVSIKDNWKSRTFTVTMEDLRWNSADTYWCGIARVGTDLGVTVKVTVDPVTTQCNYSPGWETFVKSWCPDTDLSSCRILVQTTGPELRKNQLSINQKKRTFSMTIWGE; encoded by the exons ATGTGGCTGCTCCTGGTTCTGTTCCTTCCCATCATCCAAG GCTCATCTGCCCTCACAGCAGTGTCCAGTGCAGTGAGtggcccagtgcggggctccctGACCGTGCAGTGTCGCTATGAACCTGGGTGGGAGACCTACCATAAGTGGTGGTGTCGAGGAGCCAAGTGGAGTGACTGCCATATCCTCGTTCAAACCGACGGATCAGAGTGGGAAGCGAAGGGTGACCGAGTGTCCATCAAGGACAACTGGAAATCACGCACATTCACCGTGACCATGGAGGACCTCAGGTGGAACAGTGCAGACACTTACTGGTGTGGGATTGCGAGAGTTGGAACTGATCTTGGGGTCACAGTTAAAGTGACCGTTGACCCAG TGACCACGCAGTGTAACTACAGCCCGGGTTGGGAGACCTTCGTGAAGTCATGGTGTCCGGACACGGATTTGAGTAGCTGCCGCATCCTTGTTCAAACCACCGGACCTGAGCTGAGGAAGAACCAGCTTTCCATCAATCAGAAGAAGCGCACATTCTCCATGACCATTTGGGGCGAGTGA
- the LOC123928783 gene encoding CMRF35-like molecule 1 has protein sequence MWLLLVLFLPIVQGSSALTAVSSAVSGPVRGSLTVQCRYEPGWETYHKWWCRGAKWSDCHILVQTDGSERETKGDRVSIKDNWKSRTFTVTMEDLRWNSADTYWCGIEKSGTDLGVDVKVTIDPVITQCNYSPGWETFVKSWCPDTDLSSCRILVQTTRSELRKNQLSIDKKKRTFSMASWGE, from the exons ATGTGGCTGCTCTTGGTTCTCTTCCTTCCCATCGTCCAAG GCTCATCTGCCCTCACAGCAGTGTCCAGTGCAGTGAGtggcccagtgcggggctccctGACCGTGCAGTGTCGCTATGAACCTGGGTGGGAGACCTACCATAAGTGGTGGTGTCGAGGAGCCAAGTGGAGTGACTGCCATATCCTCGTTCAAACCGACGGATCAGAGCGGGAAACGAAGGGTGACCGAGTGTCCATCAAGGACAACTGGAAATCACGCACATTCACCGTGACCATGGAGGACCTCAGGTGGAACAGTGCAGACACTTACTGGTGTGGGATTGAGAAGTCTGGAACGGACCTTGGGGTCGATGTTAAAGTGACCATTGACCCAG TGATCACGCAGTGTAACTACAGCCCGGGTTGGGAGACCTTCGTGAAGTCATGGTGTCCGGACACGGATTTGAGTAGCTGCCGCATCCTTGTTCAAACCACTAGATCTGAGCTGAGGAAGAACCAGCTGTCCATTGATAAGAAGAAGCGCACATTCTCCATGGCCAGTTGGGGCGAGTGA